A genome region from Camelina sativa cultivar DH55 chromosome 10, Cs, whole genome shotgun sequence includes the following:
- the LOC104719020 gene encoding glycine-rich protein 5-like encodes MGRLVNGACLLALLWFNVFVVNYVDAREGVTFNKDEEEKTFVGGGKGFGGGFGGWHGAGFGKGGGIAGGIGKGGGLFGHGIGKVGGFGGGIGKVGGIGKGVGIGKGWGFGGGWIGHRH; translated from the coding sequence ATGGGGCGTCTCGTGAATGGAGCTTGTCTGTTGGCTTTGTTATGGTTCAATGTTTTTGTGGTGAATTATGTGGATGCGAGAGAAGGTGTGACCTTCAACAAAGATGAAGAGGAGAAGACCTTCGTAGGAGGCGGAAAGGGCTTTGGAGGTGGTTTTGGTGGTTGGCACGGTGCGGGATTTGGCAAAGGAGGTGGAATCGCTGGCGGGATAGGCAAAGGTGGTGGCCTTTTTGGCCACGGAATAGGCAAAGTCGGTGGTTTTGGAGGTGGCATTGGTAAAGTTGGCGGCATCGGGAAAGGCGTTGGTATTGGTAAAGGATGGGGATTTGGCGGTGGCTGGATTGGACACCGCCACTGA
- the LOC104719021 gene encoding heterogeneous nuclear ribonucleoprotein 1, translating into MDSDQGKLFVGGISWETDEDKLKEHFSNYGEVSQAIVMRDKLTGRPRGFGFVIFSDPSLLDRVLQDKHNIDTREVDVKKAMSREEQQVSGRSGNLNPSRSSGGDAYNKTKKIFVGGLPPTLTDEEFRQYFEVYGPVTDVAIMYDQATNRPRGFGFISFDSEDAVDRVLHKTFHDLSGKQVEVKRALPKDANPGGAARSMGGGGSGGYQGYGGNESSYDGRMDSNRFMQHQNVGNGLPSYGSSGYGAGYGNGSNGTGYGGFGGYTGSAGGYGAGAAAAYGATSIPGAGYGSSTGVAQRNSWDNPAPSGYGSSAAHSGYGVPGAAPPAQSPSGFSNQGYGYGGYSGNDSGYGNQASYGAVGGRPSGGASNNPGSGGYMGGGYGDGSWRSDPSQGYGGGYNDGQGRQG; encoded by the exons ATGGATTCGGATCAAGGAAAGCTTTTTGTCGGTGGTATCTCATGGGAAACTGATGAAGACAAGCTCAAAGAACATTTCAGCAACTATGGAGAGGTTTCGCAGGCCATTGTGATGAGAGATAAGCTTACTGGCCGACCtaggggttttggttttgttatctTCTCGGATCCTTCTCTTCTCGATAGGGTTCTTCAAGACAAACACAACATTGATACTAGAGAG GTTGATGTGAAGAAAGCCATGTCAAGAGAGGAGCAACAAGTCTCTGGAAGATCTGGGAACCTTAATCCATCTAGAAGTTCTGGAGGTGATGCTTACAATAAAACCAAGAAGATCTTTGTTGGAGGCTTGCCACCTACTTTGACAGATGAAGAGTTTCGCCAGTACTTTGAAGTCTATGGCCCTGTGACTGATGTTGCCATCATGTATGACCAGGCTACTAACCGACCTCGTGGGTTTGGATTTATTTCCTTCGACTCTGAAGATGCTGTAGACCGTGTGTTGCACAAGACTTTCCATGATTTGAGCGGTAAGCAAGTTGAAGTAAAGCGTGCTCTTCCTAAAGATGCCAATCCTGGAGGTGCTGCACGATCAATGGGTGGTGGTGGCTCTGGCGGTTACCAGGGTTACGGTGGCAATGAAAGCAGTTATGATGGACGTATGGATTCCAATAGGTTTATGCAGCACCAAAATGTTGGAAATGGTTTACCATCTTATGGGTCTTCTGGTTATGGTGCTGGGTATGGAAATGGTAGTAATGGTACCGGGTATGGTGGCTTTGGAGGTTACACTGGTTCTGCTGGAGGTTATGGTGCAGGTGCTGCTGCTGCATATGGAGCGACCAGCATCCCAGGTGCTGGTTATGGAAGTAGTACTGGAGTTGCCCAGAGAAACTCATGGGACAATCCAGCTCCTAGTGGTTATGGGAGTAGTGCTGCTCATAGTGGATATGGAGTTCCTGGTGCTGCTCCTCCTGCGCAGTCACCATCTGGCTTTAGTAACCAAGGCTACGGATATGGAGGGTACAGTGGAAATGATTCTGGTTATGGAAATCAAGCTTCATATGGTGCAGTTGGTGGGCGTCCTAGTGGTGGCGCTTCAAACAACCCTGGTAGTGGTGGCTACATGGGAGGCGGTTATGGTGATGGATCTTGGCGATCTGACCCGTCACAAGGTTATGGTGGTGGGTACAATGATGGTCAGGGTCGACAAGGCTAG
- the LOC104719022 gene encoding uncharacterized protein LOC104719022 isoform X1 yields MEQLVNFIIRPPRAEYNPEHDLLEQEFMLKGRWYQRKDLEVKNSRGDVLKCSHYMPVERPEDRPLPCVIYCHGNSGCRADASEAVIVLLPSNITIFTLDFSGSGLSGGEYVTLGWNEKEDLKAVVEYLRTDGNVSLIGLWGRSMGAVTSLMYGAEDPSIAAMVLDSPFSDLVDLMMELVDTYKFRLPKFTIKFAIQYMRRAIQKKAKFDITDLNTIKVAKSCFVPVLFGHAIDDDFIHPHHSERIYQAYIGDKNIIKFEGDHNSPRPQFYFDSINIFFHNVLRPPEVVVPSFFDPVDDYFAKGSWSTMQELSSPQSSAQKSLAAGSTSDAINEVRLKRPMSRTEVPSSDPSNQSSSETKEKENHEVSSSSSSDMISFDLSNGDPYPHLAVALDDDQYVEFHVDELADFPSNAEEEERMLMEAMMKSLKDVEVETNQNKEPYRTNTENTEEKEGNATASTTKPELAHFEIDTTSGPAPSNHDAPSSSEANAPCRTSDSLPGPVNGFVPGASPKMSQNTNDAIDLSSRTKATVTVVGRSSTSGNVLDGLLRRWDLNFFKSR; encoded by the exons aTGGAGCAGCTTGTTAACTTCATCATTCGACCTCCAAG AGCTGAATACAATCCGGAACATGATCTCTTGGAACAAGAGTTCATGCTTAAAGGGAGATGGTACCAGAGGAAAGATTTAGAG GTTAAAAACAGCAGGGGAGATGTCCTTAAGTGTAGTCATTACATGCCAGTTGAGCGTCCTGAAGATAGGCCTCTCCCTTGTGTAATATACTGCCATGGAAACAG TGGTTGTAGAGCTGATGCCAGTGAAGCTGTAATCGTATTACTTCCTTCAAACATCACAATCTTCACGCTTGACTTTTCGGGATCTGGTCTCTCTGGCGGGGAGTATGTCACATTGGGTTGGAACGAA AAAGAGGATCTGAAAGCTGTGGTTGAGTATTTGCGCACAGATGGAAATGTCTCCCTGATTGGCTTATGGGGTCGTTCAATGGGTGCTGTCACAAG CTTAATGTATGGAGCCGAGGATCCATCTATTGCAGCTATGGTTCTAGACAGCCCGTTCTCTGATTTGGTTGACTTGATGATGGAGCTTGTAGATACATATAAGTTCCGGTTACCAAAGTTTACT ATAAAATTTGCAATACAATATATGCGTAGAGCTATTCAGAAGAAAGCCAAGTTTGACATAACGGATCTCAACACCATAAAG GTCGcaaaatcatgttttgttcCTGTTTTATTTGGACATGCCATCGACGATGACTTTATTCACCCTCATCACTCAGAGCGTATATATCAAGCATATATA GGagacaaaaatataatcaagTTCGAGGGAGACCACAATTCACCACGGCCACAGTTCTACTTTGAttcaataaacatattttttcatAACGTTCTTCGACCTCCAGAGGTGGTTGTGCCATCATTTTTTGACCCGGTGGATGATTACTTTGCCAAG GGCAGTTGGAGCACCATGCAAGAACTTAGTTCTCCACAATCCTCAGCACAAAAAA GTTTAGCTGCAGGCAGCACCTCAGATGCTATAAATGAAGTCCGCTTGAAAAGACCTATGAGTCGCACAGAG GTTCCTTCCAGCGACCCATCTAATCAATCATCATCAGAAACCAAG GAGAAAGAGAATCATGAAGTCTCCAGTAGTTCATCTTCTGATATGATCAGCTTTGATTTGTCGAATGGGgatccatatcctcatcttgCGGTAGCTTTAGATGATGATCAATATGTGGAGTTTCACGTAGATGAGCTAGCAGATTTTCCATCTaatgcagaggaagaagagagg ATGCTGATGGAAGCAATGATGAAATCGCTGAAGGATGTGGAGGTTGAAACTAATCAGAACAAAGAACCTTACAGGACCAATACAGAGAAcactgaagaaaaagaaggtaaTGCTACTGCGTCTACTACAAAACCTGAATTAGCACATTTTGAGATAGATACTACTTCCGGTCCAGCACCTAGTAACCATGATGCGCCATCATCTTCTGAAGCCAATGCTCCATGTAGAACATCGGATTCTCTGCCAGGACCTGTAAATGGTTTCGTCCCTGGTGCTTCGCCCAAAATGAGTCAGAACACAAACGACGCCATTGATTTGTCATCACGTACAAAGGCAACAGTGACTGTGGTTGGACGTAGTAGTACATCAGGAAACGTTTTAGATGGGTTGTTACGCCGATGGGATCTTAATTTCTTCAAAAGTAGATAA
- the LOC104719022 gene encoding uncharacterized protein LOC104719022 isoform X2: MEQLVNFIIRPPRAEYNPEHDLLEQEFMLKGRWYQRKDLEVKNSRGDVLKCSHYMPVERPEDRPLPCVIYCHGNSGCRADASEAVIVLLPSNITIFTLDFSGSGLSGGEYVTLGWNEKEDLKAVVEYLRTDGNVSLIGLWGRSMGAVTSLMYGAEDPSIAAMVLDSPFSDLVDLMMELVDTYKFRLPKFTIKFAIQYMRRAIQKKAKFDITDLNTIKVAKSCFVPVLFGHAIDDDFIHPHHSERIYQAYIGDKNIIKFEGDHNSPRPQFYFDSINIFFHNVLRPPEVVVPSFFDPVDDYFAKGSWSTMQELSSPQSSAQKTAGSTSDAINEVRLKRPMSRTEVPSSDPSNQSSSETKEKENHEVSSSSSSDMISFDLSNGDPYPHLAVALDDDQYVEFHVDELADFPSNAEEEERMLMEAMMKSLKDVEVETNQNKEPYRTNTENTEEKEGNATASTTKPELAHFEIDTTSGPAPSNHDAPSSSEANAPCRTSDSLPGPVNGFVPGASPKMSQNTNDAIDLSSRTKATVTVVGRSSTSGNVLDGLLRRWDLNFFKSR, from the exons aTGGAGCAGCTTGTTAACTTCATCATTCGACCTCCAAG AGCTGAATACAATCCGGAACATGATCTCTTGGAACAAGAGTTCATGCTTAAAGGGAGATGGTACCAGAGGAAAGATTTAGAG GTTAAAAACAGCAGGGGAGATGTCCTTAAGTGTAGTCATTACATGCCAGTTGAGCGTCCTGAAGATAGGCCTCTCCCTTGTGTAATATACTGCCATGGAAACAG TGGTTGTAGAGCTGATGCCAGTGAAGCTGTAATCGTATTACTTCCTTCAAACATCACAATCTTCACGCTTGACTTTTCGGGATCTGGTCTCTCTGGCGGGGAGTATGTCACATTGGGTTGGAACGAA AAAGAGGATCTGAAAGCTGTGGTTGAGTATTTGCGCACAGATGGAAATGTCTCCCTGATTGGCTTATGGGGTCGTTCAATGGGTGCTGTCACAAG CTTAATGTATGGAGCCGAGGATCCATCTATTGCAGCTATGGTTCTAGACAGCCCGTTCTCTGATTTGGTTGACTTGATGATGGAGCTTGTAGATACATATAAGTTCCGGTTACCAAAGTTTACT ATAAAATTTGCAATACAATATATGCGTAGAGCTATTCAGAAGAAAGCCAAGTTTGACATAACGGATCTCAACACCATAAAG GTCGcaaaatcatgttttgttcCTGTTTTATTTGGACATGCCATCGACGATGACTTTATTCACCCTCATCACTCAGAGCGTATATATCAAGCATATATA GGagacaaaaatataatcaagTTCGAGGGAGACCACAATTCACCACGGCCACAGTTCTACTTTGAttcaataaacatattttttcatAACGTTCTTCGACCTCCAGAGGTGGTTGTGCCATCATTTTTTGACCCGGTGGATGATTACTTTGCCAAG GGCAGTTGGAGCACCATGCAAGAACTTAGTTCTCCACAATCCTCAGCACAAAAAA CTGCAGGCAGCACCTCAGATGCTATAAATGAAGTCCGCTTGAAAAGACCTATGAGTCGCACAGAG GTTCCTTCCAGCGACCCATCTAATCAATCATCATCAGAAACCAAG GAGAAAGAGAATCATGAAGTCTCCAGTAGTTCATCTTCTGATATGATCAGCTTTGATTTGTCGAATGGGgatccatatcctcatcttgCGGTAGCTTTAGATGATGATCAATATGTGGAGTTTCACGTAGATGAGCTAGCAGATTTTCCATCTaatgcagaggaagaagagagg ATGCTGATGGAAGCAATGATGAAATCGCTGAAGGATGTGGAGGTTGAAACTAATCAGAACAAAGAACCTTACAGGACCAATACAGAGAAcactgaagaaaaagaaggtaaTGCTACTGCGTCTACTACAAAACCTGAATTAGCACATTTTGAGATAGATACTACTTCCGGTCCAGCACCTAGTAACCATGATGCGCCATCATCTTCTGAAGCCAATGCTCCATGTAGAACATCGGATTCTCTGCCAGGACCTGTAAATGGTTTCGTCCCTGGTGCTTCGCCCAAAATGAGTCAGAACACAAACGACGCCATTGATTTGTCATCACGTACAAAGGCAACAGTGACTGTGGTTGGACGTAGTAGTACATCAGGAAACGTTTTAGATGGGTTGTTACGCCGATGGGATCTTAATTTCTTCAAAAGTAGATAA